The DNA segment aataatttgacatcctGCCTACCTTCTGAATAATTAACACGAATAGGGAATTAAAATTatgcgaaagtctgcgtagggggcgccactcccacaataagtctcAATCTATAAGGGTCTAACGCAAACAAGAgcgtcgaaattttgttatctaacctctctatcactcttgcatattcgacaGTCAGTCACCGTAAGTGGaagtaaagataagataaagataaaaatatattttattgcacggaaaggatacaacagtggttacaacacgagttactggtaagagttgtgcataactaaattgacatgccgaaattccaggagtccccgcactaggctaggcctgtatcgcgggagaccagatgtacattgtatgtcatgcaagttaacttaagaggagaaagatacctaattctaattttaacaGTTAAGTTAAGGCTGTATTATTCGCTAAGTCAGCTAATTTTCGCGACCTGTCCACCTCCATTCACATTTTGCGATACAAAAAATGGATAAGTTAATTCTACgaacattattttataaaaaaccggccaagtgcgagtcagacttgcgttccaagggttccttccgtacattaagtccaactcacgcttAACTGCACAATTCTActaagttttcctgtcatctataagtaaagaactattttgtgtattttttttatattttagacccagtagtttcggagataaagggggggggggggggatggtcggacagacagacgcacgtgtgatcctataagggttccaatttttccttttgaggtacggaacgcTAAAAAAGGAAAACCTTTATAGGTAAACAAAATAAGCAGCAATTAACAAGCACCTGTCCAAGGTCCCTGGCGGGATCGCATTTCGATCCCGACCAGGATCGGTAAACATAGCTTGTAATGGGTGACCCATGTTTTAGCCTGTTCCTATAATTCACTGCTCACGTTGGACCTCGTGTCTTACCAGGGAGATTTAGGACAGCAAGGCCTAAGAtatacttgtaagttttacttacgtaagtagggacacagctattaCTACAGAATGTGAGATGACTATCATTATCTCATTTTAACAAATAGCTGTAAAACTATACACTCTTAGGCCTAAGATCATTTTTAGACTGAAGTATTGGGCAATACTTCGATCATGGCTTTGAATTGGTATATTTAAGTAACAAACAGAAAGAAAAATAGCATTTGGATGAATTTTCCTCAGTGTATCGAACCGTGACAAGTATTACTCGTAGTATGCGAATTttctatttctttttgtaaaatgGAATCTTTAAAATGTGGTCTTCGCCCTACTGATTCGAAACATATCCACTGTGGCCGAACCCCTTCTCTAATCCTTTGCCGCATATTTCACGGTCCCATCAGGGAATATTACACGCAACGCGCCTCTGTTTATCCGCATATCGAGTCGAAGCTTGGGAAAAAATACCTTTTTTAAGTACACACAATAATGTATTTCGATATAGATTTACAGTCAAACCTGTATAAGCGAGAGCTCAAGGGCCCAGTATATTTTTCTCGCTCATAGAGGTTTTTCTCTAATCCGAGTTTCTCACTCTTAGAGGTAAGGAATCAGAGATTCCTCGCTTCTAAGACaggtttgaaaaataagtcacagtgATATGTTctattactaaaattacttacctattcgATAATTTTAGTAATAGCCAAATTTACTGTGAACCTTTTTTTCGTGAATTCCCGTTCTCGAAAGAGATTGCCATTTTTATCGTTAACACTTATTTTTCATTAAGAAATTCTTAGATTGTGTTCAACCATTCTACACAATCAATGCGTAGGCACTGAGCAAGTTTGATCGAAAATATCGATTTACGACCCACATTTGTTTTTCTCAAAAGGATCGAAAACAATGACCTAAGAGACAAAcctttttttataaacaataaaaaaaaatggtcagATGCACCACGTGCGCATTAGTTCCACGAAAATAAGAaagtatcaaaaacaactgataataATTACTCTCAGGATTCTCCCTTATAGAGGCCAAGGGAGAGAAACTCTCTAATATAGAGGTTTGAACTGGAAAAACGACTCTCTCTTAAAGAGGTTTGTATCTCTCGCTAATAGAGGTAATCTAGGGCAAAAATGACGGGACCTTATAATATCTCTCGCTAATAGAGGTTTCTCGTTTATCCAGTTCTACCTTAACCAGGTTTGACTGTACTTAGAAAAGGTGTATACTATTTGCAATGTGTTTTTCGCTGCCACGTCTTAATCACCTGCAGTAAagtgaattaaataaaatgcaGACACTGTTCaacacaattttattgtttcattACAATTTCAGCCTTGCTTTTATAAAtagtttttacattatttacaccACCAAcaccatttttaattttttgagtaCAAATTCCGTAAAAAGTTtcgaatttttaaataatttcagcgttacaTGTAGACAGATAtgagaaaaatattttaccTTTCATTGTAATTTAAATACGCATACAATTCAATGATAACAGTACAGAAAACGGATCCAATAAAGaaagtaaatatatgtaatttgGACCCTAACTTAATTCCTCCTTACAAGAACGATCATAACATTCTAAGATGGTTATCTGTAGAGCTACAATCGCTCTTCTCGTACTGTCATTGTCGTGACAAACCTAGACTATTTGCTATTTGTGAACACCGAGCTACAACTTCATCTTGAAGCAGACTAAAAGACATCGCTATAAGTATGAGTCCAAAAACCAGATACGCACAGCAGGCGATCATCTGTATGTATTCGCTTTTTGAATTTTCTGTTGTGTGCTTGGCTGTTAGGAAACTTGTTGGGACGAAGTCTCCGAAGCCGATGGTGGCTAGAGCTATAAAGCAGAAGTAAGCAGCGTCGAGGAAGCTCCAGTTTTCCCAAGCGGAGAAGATGGCGGCCCCAACACAGATGTATGCTAGAAGGAGGAAGAGCACGATGCTGACGGGGACGTGGCAGTGCTCGATCCCGTGGTTGATGTGCTGACCGCTGGCGCTGCTGCTTGGGACGGCGCAGCTTTTGGATTTGTCGTCCTTCCAGATCAAAGGCACTCGTGATGGGGTGTCGTGGGGGCATATTCtgaaaattgaaataatatGGGGATGTAGGATACCGATGTAGAAATAGAATTCTCAAAGGGCatcgaaaaaaaaataagacCAAATTCATATTCAAGCGCATGCTGCTCAAGtatttccttgacaaactttcctcttcgtcaacttaatgattcacactatgtatttataatatatatgtatagtatctatgtaggtttatttgtattaagtataGGTATGAGTAAGTTTATATTCATAATGACAGTCTtgttttcaaattaatttactctaaaagacactgcacctacttaatcattctggtttgacccattggttgactggtagagaatgccttaaggcattaaggccgccatttgtaccttcatgtattgtgcaataaagattaaaattaaataaataaatataagagagTGTATAAATAGAGTAAATTGAAAGTCTGCTCGATTACACAAAATTGATGGTTCATACAACGTTCAAAGTACTTTCTAatagtcatttcattacaaatattaTCATCTGAGGTTTCCTACTTAGGATTTGTAAAATAACCCTGATGAAATTTTAGAGAAATAATACTCACGATTCATCAGGATCTTCCGAGTCCTCCAAATCTTCCTGGCTCCTGTTCATCGGCAGATCCCCACACTCCTCAGCTATCAGCTGTTCAATGACGGCCCCTCTCGGCCTCTGGATAGTCCGACCCCGGCCTCGCCCTGGACTGTGCCCGTGGACGGTGGCCAGGCACTTCATGTTGCCCATAGTCCGTTTGCGGTCTAGCGTTTGGGTTTGTAGTGCTGATGATGTGTGAGGTTCTGTAGGAAGATAATTAGTTTGTTAGAAGCTATAGGTAAGTCTTATGATATTAACCATCagaattcaaataattttgagttcaataattaatttgttatatATAAAGTTATGAAAAATAGGGTATGTCTGCCTTTTTCTACATAATGACTGAAGATCGCGATCATCAATTTGAATTGGCGTCTATAATCCTCCATCGGGTTCTGTTCATCGCGTATGTTACCACTAAGCAAAACTTAGAAGAGTTGAGGTCTTCAATCGTTCGGACCATCTGATTAAAAAACACCCGCTTCCATTATAAATTTTTCCAGACTATCATCATAGATGCATGCAAAAGGTTTATACAGGTTCTCACCATCAGCCAAGGCACTGCGCTTGACGCGACCCAGCGTAGCAGACTTAGGGCTGGGCGGCGCTCTCTCGAACACCTGGGAGTACTGTCCCCTCTCTCCAGCTCTGGCCCGGACAGTTCCAGGCCGCCGCGTTGGGAACGACGTGTACTGGTTGTTCTCGGCAGGTTGCGGTAGTAACCGTTGCTGTTCGTGGAGTTGGAAGTGGTTCTCCATctgagaaaaattaaatatctgtAAGGTTGCGCGGCAAATCAAGTCCATTCATAATATATTGCGCTCGGCCAAATGTATGAACGGCCTTATTTGCCGCTTGCCATGCCGCTGGTCGCGTGCGTCCAGTCCGTGGCCGTAAAAGCCcgcgttttactttttttatttacaggaATGACTaacaaaaaatgaaaatgaaaatgttgcAGAGCTACGCGGATATCCTTTTGATTTAAAAACGGttcaaaagtataaaaaaaactttattgatgtacctacttaaatgtaATTACAgagaatttgtttatttaagttttttattcgtcCATAGCCAATATTATCGTCTCAACTTGTATACATTTCAAATAAATATCGTAACACTAGTCGTTCGCAAGTCAACCTCACCTCTCCTTCTTTTCTCCACGTATTCGGCACCTTCTTCTTTGTAGCACTCAGCCAGCCAGCCCTTGCCAGCCGTGCCAGCGACGCGCCCAACCCCGCCAAGCACGCCAGAGTCAACGGCACACCGGCAGCCGCGTACGCCACGGTAGCTGCCCTGCCGGCCGCCGTGCGGGGTGACACATTACCGTAACCTGGAAAGAAACTTTCTTTATAATGAATGCAAAAATAAGCGCAAAAAGTtatgcacattttttttattttacttttagtgTTCCATATTTAGGAAAAGGCTTACCCTTTACATTTCCTATCCCACGGGGCCTGTAGTTACAAATGCTTACCCTTGAGGCCGCAGACTGTACCCatgcggcgcgcggcgcagcgaGCGGCAAATCAAGGCCATTCATACTTTGCGCTCGACCAAATGTATGAACGgccttacggctcggccacgacattgagcgacttgcgacgtcAACAGCGATAACCATAGATTGGAGgaagacacagcgatcggacctttcattACCTATACCGTGGTAACCTATAGTTATCGCTGCCgctgtcgcaagtcgctcaatgtcgtggccgagccgttaatttgccgctcgccgcgccgtgtgctGTTTGCGTGCAGAAGGCGTTAGGCACAAGATAAAATAACATCTTGACAAAAAAATGGGAATCGTAGTAAAATGCTGTAATGATTATCAAACTAAATATGTTATCAGATGAGACCTAGATAAGAGGGGAGAGTAGGACAAGATGTTTGGAGGCGTCTAAAACTTGTAActaaagttcttttaaaatagttatttgttttacaaggggcaaagttgttgtttaaccgctcgtgctaataatgaaacccgagcaagcgaaagattgcaaaattgaaccacgagcgtagcgagtggtccgaacaatggaatcttgagcgttgcgagcttgcgagggtttcaaagcacgagggttaaacaaagtttgcccccgagtgaaacacaaattttttcaccacaccaacccgaagcaaatattaaatgtaatatatcaaacaaaatcaaatccaaatgaatgttattaaacatttatcatccacaatcatcatttaaaagtcaattctaccagcaaacctaagataacaactcaaaattagcatttgattactttgcctcacatgtgaataaaatgcaactttgctatcagtttttgaagtgcaaagtaagcctttcctggctggtgtggtgaaaacataTAAATCCAATAGTGTTCTGAATTGTTGATAGATTTGCTTCTATATTTAACTTAGTCCGCTGTCACAACATGAGACAGTGATTTATTGAGCAAGTTTATTCTACGATAATATTACTTGCCACAATAATTTTAGGTTACTCAACTTAAAAGCTTTATTCCTGTGTCAAATTACTTTGATTGATGCTTAGTGTTGTTGACTAGCTTAGTAACGAATTCAGCGAACTTAAACCTgctataaattaatatttcaatATAAATTTCGCTTTTCAAAACACATAGAACAAACACAAGTAGATCGCCTTTTAGAGCCTGGATTGAACTGGAGCATGCAGTAAAATTGTCGCTTACTCCAAGCTCCTGAATTAAGGTAGGTATCAATATGACTGGCCTAGAGTTGTAATCAATGTGATGCAGTATATGAGTGCGCCAGAGAACGTCTACTTGGCCAGCGCGTGCTCctgagattgtcaactccaaaCACGGACATGGACAAACTATAAGTGTTTTTGACTTCTTATTTTGTAACTCTTTCTTTATACCTAACTTTGAGTTCTTTGACAAATGGACcaccttttaaggcctgcattaaACTGGAGCATGCAGTTAAATTATCGCTTACTCCAAGCTCCTCAAGGTATCAAAATGACTGACCTATAGTTGTAATCAATGTGATGCAGTATATGAGTGCGCCAGAGAACGTCCACTTGGTGTCGAGCGCCAACTCCTGAGGCTGTACGTCAGGCGCCTGTCGTGCCGCCGCCACGATGGATGACTCGAACTTGCGGAGCTGCTCGTGGACCAGCCGGGTCCAGTTGCGCTCGTAGAGGACGTTGAGGCGTTCTGGAAAGAAAGAGATAGCATTAGCCTTTTGTCTATGAATGATAAGGTTGCTGAACGAATTTTCagtcatctttaaaaaaa comes from the Cydia amplana chromosome 12, ilCydAmpl1.1, whole genome shotgun sequence genome and includes:
- the LOC134652821 gene encoding potassium channel subfamily K member 18-like → MSEASLDGRSRSLARRATSACARAACSQLGLVALVTLYVVLGALLFEYLESGPEVQPRSAIQRSREECLKELWAITERLNVLYERNWTRLVHEQLRKFESSIVAAARQAPDVQPQELALDTKWTFSGALIYCITLITTIGYGNVSPRTAAGRAATVAYAAAGVPLTLACLAGLGASLARLARAGWLSATKKKVPNTWRKEGEMENHFQLHEQQRLLPQPAENNQYTSFPTRRPGTVRARAGERGQYSQVFERAPPSPKSATLGRVKRSALADEPHTSSALQTQTLDRKRTMGNMKCLATVHGHSPGRGRGRTIQRPRGAVIEQLIAEECGDLPMNRSQEDLEDSEDPDESICPHDTPSRVPLIWKDDKSKSCAVPSSSASGQHINHGIEHCHVPVSIVLFLLLAYICVGAAIFSAWENWSFLDAAYFCFIALATIGFGDFVPTSFLTAKHTTENSKSEYIQMIACCAYLVFGLILIAMSFSLLQDEVVARCSQIANSLGLSRQ